The genomic window TTAACAGCATTCCTTTTTGACAAGGCATTCGTCTTGATATTTCTTGTCGCCTTCGACTTTATCTTCGGATTTTCGTCGTTTCGTATTCGTCATAGTGTGGGACCTTGACTTAATATATACCTTATCTCATCCTAACCTATAATATAGGATCCGTCTGcacgaagaaaataaaatataaactctgataaaattaagaatttagCTCCGATCACAGAGAAGTAATAATGGAAATAAGCCGAAAATAATTTCATTATAATCCCGGACTGATCCACAGGTGGTCTCGATATGGCCCGAAAATTAGGCCAAAGACATAACTTAATCGATTTGCAGATTGTCCTGAAATCACCTATAAATAAATCTTGATCCTGAACCGTAATacaatcaaacaattttttccaTATAGTCCCAAAGGAATCATGAGATGATTAGAAATTACCCGCAGGTATGTAGTCTCAAAATGGCACAGAAATGGGCATGAAAAATATTaccgaatattttcgaaaattgtcaCAAAATAGTTTCATAAACAATCCGGGAAAAAAAAGATCGCGAGATAATAACAAACTTAACCCGAAATGGTCTGGATATGATCCCGACAGTATGCAAAATGTGGAAATAGTCCACTGATTCAAAAAAATTTCCCATAATTATTTCCTATGTAGACATAAAATTATCACAAAATATTTCCCGCATGGTACCAAAACTTCACGATCTACACGCAAAATAAAACCTGAACCCAAAGTATACCCAAAAGAAACACCATTGGCACcgctcaattttacaaaatttagtaTGCCTAAATCTACGTACATATATGACCTAAGCACTAAATATCTGTAGTCTATAGCAAGTAGTCTTCGTAATCCTAATCAACATCGTATACATCTACGGTGCGGACCTCGATATTTTACACGTGATGGACCAAACAATGTTATAAACTCGCTCCGTCTTCAGTTCTTAAAATCATTCGTCTTTATCAGCATCTTTGCTTCCGTTTATGTATTCGTCTGCATATTTAAATTTGTCTTATTTTTCATCAAGGTTTTCGTTTCTGCCTAGGTCTTCCTCATACTTGTTGTTCCCCTTTTTCGGTTTTCGGATCAACACCTCGGATTTATAAAGGTTTCGTATATTTATTTTGGTTGATCTAGCTCTTTTTATGCTTGTTTTTCTTTTGTCGTTTTGTTAATACTCATCTCCATTTTCGTCTTCGCTTATCTCTTCGTATCTATCTTCATGTCGGTAAGTCTTCACTCTCCTGGGCCGGAAAGTTTAAACAGACTCTACTTCTCTATGCTTTTCGTAGTCACTGTTTCTCTACGTCTCGGTTTCTCTTCGGATGCGTTTTCGCCTTTCATTCTTTCGCGAGTGTCTTGTACcttggttcaattatgtacaggttggctcatctcatcagctgcttttatttatgtcattgcatggtcgaagggattgtcaaaaggagatggcaaactcaaaatgaaaccaacacattggcaacattttatttacacatacaaaaactgctaagttttatgtttccattccataccattcgcaccaacaccaatacacagattttgacaatttgaacagacatattttgttgctttacagatgagccaacctgtatatagttgaaccatggtcttGTACTTACATATATCGTCTGTCACCGtcattttcgttttttttcttttttcttcattttctctTTAGTTGTTCTTCATTTTCTCAGTATTCTTTACTTTTGTTCTCGAGTTGTTCTACCTCCTTTTCTGTTACTTCTTTTTCATTTCGTTCTCTTCTTTTTCTTGTTCTTGCTGCCCCtatttttttccccctttttccTGTTTGCTTCTTATTTTTCATGTTCTGTTTTTTCTTCTTGTCCTTCATCTTTAAAAATCATCTACTTCTACTTCTTCCTCTCTTCTTCTTGTGCTTATCCTTCTTTTCCTTTACTTCTTCTCCCTTTTCTTCgtcttcttcttttttattttcttcttcttctacttCTTATTACTATTCAACTTCTTGCTCCCTCTGCTTCTTCCTCTACCGTCACTTATTCACTTATTccactttttcgttttcttctttcACATCTTCGTTATATCTTCTCCTCAAGCATTACACCTCCGCCAGCGACAAGTTCCACCGTATCACCAACAATCTCAACATTATCACACCAACTGCCACACAACACCACAGTGTACCAATACCAGTCTCTATTCTCCGAAATGTACTTATCCCCCGTCCACGTCCAGTATTGCAAAGAGACTTTTCACAGCAAGAAGTACAAGCATACAATTTTGTTCTTTCGCCTATCACAATGCAGCCCGCCTCACAGGACACAGCACAGCGACGATCCAGTGACCACATTTTTGGCGCGCTTGTGGAGTTTTCTGTGCTGGTGGTGTAGGAAAAACGTTTCACCTGAATACGAATAAAAAAGGAAGTTATATAAATTACTTGATTTAGTTCCCAGTAGCATTGTCGCCTTCCAGCCGTACTCACCATACAAATAAACTCCTCACCCTTGCATTTACGTATGAAATTGGTAATATTGTGTTGTAGTACATCGATGCACGCCTCACCATGATCCATGGTATCACATTCGTAGCACGAAAGATCATTGATACGCTCCGTTGCTGCTTGGGTGCGATGCACCGTATTCGAAATGGATTGTCCGTCAGCTGCAAGAATAGAAACCACAGCACAAACGTTTCAAATgcaatttattgatttttttgtcTTCGTAGCTCTCCTTGAGCCTTTGTGCAGGAGCTTGTTTTACACTTACCTAAGTGCAGAGCGTTCAAAGTGAAATAAAGTAAGTATATTGCTAATTGTTGTTTGTGTAACATCTTTGTGCGATTTCATAAGTTTTCGAATATATCTACGAAATTCGAGTTATCCTTTTAAAAACCACACTATTTTTTAGAAAGATAAAATTTCTCCTTGgcctctttttttttattatttaatcatCCAATGACAACTACAACCAGCTGCAGCACATGAAATTAAGGGTAACATACGTACAAATGTCAAAGGAAAGGACAATGGCGAAGAGGACATGCGTAGCAGTCGGGAAATATTTGTGCTGTAGTTAACAAAGGCTTCAGTGTCAGATTATTGTCAAAGGTGGGTAAATAAatccaggtaaaagcatcagagttgcattttacatgttttttcattcgaaggtggtcataaaatgtcaaactttgtttatgtttacattttttgtttatttacttttgatgtgaaaatttattaggtaatcctttactttagctcacaactactaaaactcgggagaggtgtcaaaagacgcgctgtggacccaggaccacgaagccgaaaacggaaattgaaaattttatttctttccagatatatttacaaagttgaaaattttcatgtggctgtgtGGTTTTGATGGTGttgagtacccacaaaaaaaactgtgggtaaaagtgttttgcgtggatacatatttggtctcccatggtcattttttataagcgcggccgaaggccgccaacgcagaaaggtgttctgcgcaaaattactatggatcccacccccggtttcggaggtaccggcgggtctttttttggtttttcgttaatatcttttgaacgaattaaaatttttattttccgccttcggattattaatactgatgtcaagacgcgtcgtttgacacctctctcgatatttttggtagcgtatttgcagtcgacccctcaactagactgcgcaaaaatactatggattccaccccccgtTTCGGAGCGGTCCGGTgccattttttagttttttgggaatattttttgacagaaataaagtttttaattttcgctttcggattcgtcgtcctgagtccaaaacgcatatttttgacacctcccgatatttttgcacgagtttttgcagttgtgagctaaagtaaagaattaccccgcaagatcaaggaaaaagaaaaattgggaaaagcttgtggcgttagcttccctaaaatggcttaacttttccgctccattttcaggcctgtgaccttattgtgggagctcagagagtaaatttgatgtcCAACTCCAatccatcgctatatttaccgtccttgatgtaaatattgtttcccgaacgttgtaagataaaaaatataaaataattttatgtgacttagcagtgctaatcaaaagtttgtaaaaaaacggaagttgtctcatcgtccccaacggtcattcctacagttatctaccaaaatatcggacaatactttcgccgctgcACCAtgaaggaaggacgaaggatgaacaataaagtcccttctatatgttcgctttttttaagtgacaccgttggagcgaaaggtcaatacttcgcacggaacagctgcagcacacaagCCGAAAttttaccgtagcaggtaccgataccagatccaacataaagccgaaattgctacaaaagcctcctggctagagccagaaggaaaacccggaaccgtaattgaagtcagtactacaaccgaactagtatccaacacaaccgtgctttttttaattaaaaaagattacatctaaagacatggagtacatattcttcaaagaaatctg from Eurosta solidaginis isolate ZX-2024a chromosome 3, ASM4086904v1, whole genome shotgun sequence includes these protein-coding regions:
- the LOC137245010 gene encoding uncharacterized protein; protein product: MLHKQQLAIYLLYFTLNALHLADGQSISNTVHRTQAATERINDLSCYECDTMDHGEACIDVLQHNITNFIRKCKGEEFICMVKRFSYTTSTENSTSAPKMWSLDRRCAVSCEAGCIVIGERTKLYACTSCCEKSLCNTGRGRGISTFRRIETGIGTLWCCVAVGVIMLRLLVIRWNLSLAEV